Within the Oncorhynchus masou masou isolate Uvic2021 chromosome 1, UVic_Omas_1.1, whole genome shotgun sequence genome, the region GATCGAGGTCTACCTGAGAGCCAATGGCATTGCCAGTCTATTTGCATGGACAGGAGCACAGGCCATGTATCAAGGTGTCTAGTCATAACTTGAATATCAGATGTTATTCTCCTTACCTACCTTAGAATAATCAGTAGTTTTTTAAAATTCATTTTACCATTCAACTGTTTTCTCTCTGACTGCTCTTGAATTATTATATTCTTAATAGTTGTGAATAACACCATTTGTTAAAGCACATTTGTAATCTTGAACAAAACATCACCAGGTTTCTGGAGCCATGAGGACGTGACCAGGCCTTTTGTGTCCCAGGCTGTGATCACAGACGGCCAGTACTTCTCCTTCTTCTGCTACCAGCTCAACACCCTGGGCCTGTCCATGGAGACGGATGCTGGGAACCCCAGGAAGAACGTGTGCTGGGGGACAGACAGCATGCGTCTATATGAGGGGGTGAAGGAtggggctgtggtggggctggacAACAGGGTCCTCAAGCTCCTTGTCCAGTTCCTACTGAACAGGTCAGGTTGACATGGAGAGTTTAGTGTTTGTGGGAGGAAGGAAGTGTTTCCATCTGTATTCAACATTGGCCAATATCAACTAAAGGACACAACTGAGCATGCATGCAGTACATCGCTGGTATAGTCTGGCAGAATGTATTGTAGAATGGAATAAAAACATTGTTTTTAAATGGACACTGTTGCATACAGGTCAGTGGGTTGTTTTTCAGCTGTGTgtatgaaattaaatgaatgcaCAGTCCAATGTTTTCAAACTGTTTGTCACTACGTGGTGCTTAGTCAGTGGGAAAACGGCACAATTCTTTAGGCACACTGATGAGACTGATCTATCATTAGATTTGTATTTACCATTCACATACAACAGGAAAGTTACATCTGAGTTGGAACAAAAACATGAGTTATAGGGACACTGCTTTATTTTACAATATCTGTAAATGTTAATCAGGCATCATATGGGGACTTCAAGGGATTCATTGTCAGCAAAGCAGAGAATTGACCTGTTTACAAAAGTATAAGGAGATGCACACAAACTAATTTGTGTAAGTGATAAATTAGGTTGAAGATGGATAGGCTAGAAAGGTGCAAGTGTAAGAAGTCTTGTCAAACAGGAAGACGTTTGTATTTCTGTTAaaccacagacacacatcctgttAGGCACCAGAAGGCCTCAAGCTGTCACCAACCGAACAAAAACACTGCTCCGACATCACTGCTATTTTTGCAACCTCATGGATACCAGTATTATGATGGGGAATGAAACATGGACAAATACAAACATAGGGATAATTTCTGTCAAAATGCAGAAAAAGTATTGTCCGTGAACATAATTGTTGATCCAAAAAGGAACATTTTACTAAGATGGCTCAGTATATCCAACAACTTCTGACATACAACACACTACCTGCCAAATTGAAATCTATTTTCGCCTCTGTCCGCACCACTAAAGACGCATGAGTAATTCCCAAGGGTATCTCCATTACTGCTGAACCTGTAAAATAATAATCATTGCTAATATAATCATAGCCTAATTTCCACTTAAACATGTCTAAGGAAAATATGTCTAAAATAAAGATGTTTTGTCAGTCTAAGAAACATTCACTGTCAAATTTCAATTAGCCGGGTCATTGGATGTTGGAAAAGCATGGGTTCTGGCCTCTGGCAATGGGATAGAATTGGTTACATTCTGACAAACAGTTGATTGCTGATAGTCATGTAACCCACCATTCTGGGATACAATACAGCACAAGAAAAGTGCATCATTTTAATTCCTGCAGTAGTGAAATATTACCAAAGCATATTTGCATACAGTAATACATAAAGCCTAAtttggacatttctcccaaactCTGAATATCATTTATAATAGACCATGGTAGATGTACATACATTTGCATAAAAAGTTGACAGTGACATTTCTGGTTTACAGTCTCTAAACCTGATGGAAcaacaatttttccaacaattgtttacagacagattatttcacttctaattcactatcacaattcaagtgggtcagaagtttacatacactaaattgactgtgcctttaaacagctttgaaaatttcagaaaatgatgttattgctttagaagcttctgataggcttattgacataatttgagtcaattggaggtgtacctgtggatgtatttcaaggcctaccttcaaactcagtgcctctttgcttgacatcgtgggaaaatcaaaagaaatcagctaagacctcagaaaaagaatttccaaacgcctgaaggtaccacgttcatctgtacaaacaatagtacgcaagtataaataccatgggaccacacagacatcataccgttcaggaaggagacgcattctgtactttggtgtgaaaagtgcaaatcaatctcagaacaacagcaaaggaccttgtgaagatgctggaggaaaagggtacaaaattatctatatccacagtaaaacaagtactatattgacataacctgaaaggccgctcagcaaggaagaagccactcctccaaacccgccataaaaaaagccagacggtttgcaactgcacatgaggacaaagatcgtactttttggagaaatgtcctctggtctgatgaaacaaaaatataactgtttggctgtaatgaccatcgttatgtttggaggaataagggggaggcttgcaagccgaagaacaccatctcaacatgaagcacgggggtgctatgctgcaggagggacttgtgcactttacaaaatagatgacatcatggggaggaaaattatgtggatatattgagcaacatcagtcaggaagttaaagcttggtcgcaaatgggtcttccaaatggacaatgaccccaagcttacatccaaagttgtggcaaaatggtttaattaaggacaacaaagtcaaggtattggagtggccatcacaaagccctgagctCAAGAAAGGGCTTAGaaaatgtgggcagaactgaaaaagcgtgtgcaagcaagggagcctacaaacctgactcagtgacaccagctctgttaggaggaatgagccaacattcacccaacttattgtgggaagctgatggaaggctacccaaaatgtttgacccaagtaaaacaatttaaaggcaatgctaccaaatactaattgagtgtatgtaaacttctgacccactgggaatgtgatgaaagaaataaactcATAaactggactagtaaccggaaggttgcaagttcaaacccccgagctgacaaggtacaaggtgtcgttctgcccctggcagttaatccactgttcctaggcagtcattgaaaatattaatttgttcttaactgacttgcctagttaaataaaaaagatCACATGCAGTCCATATTCAGAGCATAAAGTATCGAGCTGTTGAatttatattgatataatggaGACAACAGCATTTTAACTGAATCCACATTCGAATCAATCAGCACATGTTCATAGTTTTTCAAAGCTCAGTAGTCTAACCACCACACCTGACATTGAAGCAGTTAACTGCTACAAATGGTAGGCCATGTACAGTAATAGTCATGTAAAGCACATGGTGCGTGCAGTACCCACTTCAAAGCCATTGCTAGCAGCACAAATTCTCATGTAGTTTATTACTGGATTAGGACCTATACAGGTGTCCCACAGTTGCAATTACATTCAGtacagagaagaagaaaaaacgttTTGCTTTTGTACAACTAACCAATTTCCATAATTTTACCATGTGGGAAAATTACCTCCTGTGATGCAGTATCAAAGCAAACAACAGACTCAGTCATTGGGTCCAACGTAATCCATATTAGTGTAGGATTAAAGGCATCTTGAATACACCACGTCAATGCAGTTACTGTGCAAATCAAATGCACCTTTGCAGATGTACTGATACAGCCAAGACACACAGCCACATTGTTTCCACTGGCTAAGGTCACATCACAACCGTCCAAGCAGAAAGACCTTAAAAACTGATACATATAAAATccagattattatttatttatatagatAACTCTCCAGAAGAAAGGAAGCAGGATTAGGATGAGTTGAAGGGAAGGGACCGAGTGAGAAAACGTGGTTGTTTTAGTCAGTCACCTAGTCCCTTACAATGTGCTGCATagagctcttctctctctctcatcagcttcctgctactctctctctcatcagtttCCTGCTACTCTCTCATCAGTTTCCTGCTACTCTCTCTCATCAGCTTTCTGCTACTCTCTCATCAGTTtcctgctactctctctctcatcagtttCCTGTTACTCTCTCATCAGCTTCCTGCTACTCTCTCAGTCTATGgaccccctttccctccccttctTGTTCTTCCCCTCAGCATCATCGTACTGCCTCCTCTGCCTACTGGTGTTTCTTTATTATTcatacagacacagacccagGGAACAGACAGTCCTGTACCATTGTGCAACAACAACCCTGTAATGGAAGTTGCAAAcaaagtacagtacagtgagtatCATATGACAAACCCTATACTACAAACATTTGGTTGAAAAATGActtggggtgggaggggaggtAAATAGATACACAAGTCATGTCAGATGTGATGTAGGACAGCTATAGGTCACATGATATGCCTGTCATCTTGGAGATCATTGTTCAAAGTCTGTGTCCATTATTCCCAAAATGATATGTGCAAGATCACATTTATACCGTGAACATTGCCTGTGTTAATATTGGCAACGTTTGAAATTACTTATGTATTCACAATTTTAATGTCCTAATGAAATATATATGTTTCAAGTTGTTTACTTTGGGCAAACCAGTATAGTTTCATTAACTGAGTGCAGACAGTGATTTACtcagtggtacagtatacagATTGCACTCTCAGTCTGGGACATCTATTGGGACTCAGGATATGGTTGGTGATATAAGGGGATTAAGGTCAAACTCAAACAAGCAACATGACATGGATTAGGCCTAGTGAGTAGTGCTCTGCCCTGTCTGTAGTGGAATATACCACTATACCAGTCTACACCACAATGTTACCCATCTCAAAAGCAGTCCCTGTGAACTTTACTTTTATTGAATGTTTTAATTTAAATTATCTGTCCCCAAAAGGATTAATTCAGATCATGGCGTTGGCAGAAATGACTGATTATAAGGGCTTATGTAGTCAAGCCGGCCCATCAGGGATCAGTCGTGCCCTTCACAACGCCATCCCTCAGTCGAAGGCTGGGACTAAGTGACCAAAACTTGAGGACAGAAAAAACAAAAGTGTTGCCTGCAAATCCCCTTGTAGGATTTTCACACAGTTGAATCTGATGGTAAGTAGTGGAGCAGTTTGGTGAAGAGCTACAGTAGTAGAGCACTGTCCAGTCCAGCTCTCTCCTACAGTGGACTACCAGAGGAAACATTGTCTCCATGGCCACCGAGGGGATGTCTAGAGAAGAAGCAGAGGAGTACCAGAAACAGCTGGTGGAGGAAAAGTAAGTCAATACTAGAGTTGCCATCAATTTTCTGTCAATAACCTAAATTACTGAATATTCTGGTAACTTGGGTAAATtaccggtagctttgcaaccctagaAAGGAATGCCTTAGGGTTGGGGtccattccatttcaattcagccAAATACAATTGAAATTAAATGGAAAATACGTTGACAAATTATTCTCCTGAATCTGACCCCAACCTCCTTGGAATGATTAAAAGGGCCAGTTTTTATTCAATAGCAAGCAAGAGCAGAGCTTTTAGTTTTAAACTTTCCCTTTTGTGAAAAATTAGAGCTACACtgcatgatcaaaagtatgtgggaAAATCATggcattaatattgagttggtccctactttgctgttataacagcctccactcttctgggaaggcttaccactagatgttggaacattgctgaggggacttgcttacattcagccacaagagcattagtgaggtcgggcactgatgttgggcgaataggcctggctcgcagtcggcgttccaattcatcccaaaggtcagggctctgtgcaggccagtcaagttcttccacactgattacaaacaatttctgtattgacctcgctttgtgcacaggggcattgtcattctgaaacagaaaagggccttcccccaaactgttgccacaaagttggaagcacagcatGATCGTTGCAtgatgtagcgttaagatttcccttcactggaactaaggggcctagcccaagccatgaaaaacagccccagaccattattcctcctccaccaaactttacatttggcactatgcattcaggcaggtaccGTTCTCCTGGGCTTGTGTGAgtctgctctgccatggaaacccttttcatgaagctcccaacaaacagttcttgtgctgacgttgcttccagaggcagtttggaactcggtagtgagtgttgctacagaggacaggcgatttttacactacatgcttcagcactcggcagtcccgttctgtgagcttgtgtggcctaccactttgcgcctgagccattgttgctcctacacatttccacttcacaataacagcactaacagttgaccaaagcagctctagcagggcagaaatttgaccaactgacgagttggaaaggtggcatcctatgacggtgccacattgaaagtcactgagctcttcagtaaggccattctactgccaacatttgtcaatggagattgcatggctatgtgctcgattttatacacctgtcagcaaccagtgtggctgaaatagccgaatccacaaatttgaaggggtgttcacatacttttgtttaAATAGCGAATGTTTGAATTAGACCATATGTGAAGTATAAAAGTATAAAAGCCAAGGGAGATACAATGGAAATGAGAAAAACACCTGTAAATGTACCTTCAAGAGTATTACActgataaataaaaatattttaacaTTTTTGTGAAGAATGTTTTACCACATATTATATATCACAATATACGTTTTTATAGTTTTGATAACATCGTTTCTGATCTTGTCTGAaaacaggatggagagagattcaGAGTTCTTGGTAAAGAAGGCTGAGAGGGCTACATTGAGAACGTGCTTAAGAGACAAATACAGACTACCAAAGGTAAGACAGTCTCATGTCATATGGAACAAGATGAGAAATTATTTAACTACAAATGCCCTCAATAATaaaaaactatactgaacaaaattataaaacttaacatgcaacaattttaaagattttactgagttacagtttatataaaaataaataaattaggccctaatttatggatttcacatgactggaaatacaaatatgcatctgttggtcccAGATACCTTTAAaaggatcagaaaaccagtccgtatctggtgtgacacCCTTTGCCTCgtgcagtgtgacacatctccttctcatagagttgatcaggctgttgattgtggcctgtggaatgttgtcccacacctcttcaatggctgtgcgaagttgctggatattggtgggaactggaacaagctgtcgcacacgtcaatccagagcatcccaaacatgctcaatgggtgaaacgtctggtgagtatgcaggccgtggaagaactgggacagttTCAGCCTCCAAGAATTTTGtatagatccttgcgacatggggtcgtggattatcatgctgaaacatgagatgatagcggtggatgaatggcacaacaatgggccccagaatctcgtcacagtatctctgtgcattcaaattgccatcaataaaatgcaattgtgttcattgtccgtagtttatgcctgcccataccataaccccaccatggggtaCTCTCttcagttgaaaccgggattcaaccatgaagagcacacttctacagcgtgccagtggccatcgaatgtgagttttcccactgaagtcagttaccgcactccgaactgcagtcaggtcaagaccctggtgagaacaccgagcatgcagatgagcatCCCTGAGATgctttctgacagtttgtgcagaatttCTTCGGTTGTGAGGcaagttggatgtactgccaatctctaaaatgacgttggaggtaggttatggtaaagaaattaacattcaattctctgacaaTAGCTCAGGTGGAAGttcctgcagtctgcatgccaattgcacgctccctcaaaacctgagacatttgtggccttgtgttgtgggatgtaaacaaatgtgtgcacaaaatttggcagaaataagctttttgtgtgtatgaaacatttctgggatcttttatttcagctcatgaaacatgggacaaacacttgcttttatatttttgtttagtatataaTTTTCCCTTTTCTATGAATAACATAAGGTGATAATCTTACATATTTTCTCTGTAAATGAGAACACTATCATAAATTAGTAACATGATGCAGAGGCTGTGTCGATCAGTGTCAGAGTGACTCAGTACATGTACAGGAGTCTCAGGCCTGCTAGTCAGATACGCCTAAGTACAGTCACAAGATTAAGGCATAAAAAAAAGACTGATCGCAGATATCTCACGTTTGAGCCCAAGACCCAACATGCCCTGTGTTTGTGCGCGTGTCTGTATGCCATCTGTCTCACAGGCTATGCAGGGAGTCTCCCTCTCTTGCAGGGTCATAGAGGGTCACATGTGATGCTAAATTAAGCTGTTGTTTGAAGTGTTAGCTGTTGGACATAAATCCCCTCAGTAAAGACAGGACCTGCTGTATGCTAAAACATAGTCCAGGAAGAAAAACAATAGAATTTAGACATGATGATTTTGAGACAATATGTGGGTATAATACACTCCTACTCAGCCAGTCTGACCTGTCTTTCTTGCTGTGTTTAGAGTGAACAGGATGCAAACCTGATGGAGTCGGCAGGAGACGACATTGACGTGCCAGAAGAACTACTCAAAATGGTGGACGAGGACGccacagaggaggaagagaaggattcTATCCTGGGCCAGATACAGAACCTACAGAACATGGACATGGACCAGATCAAGGAGAAAGCGTCGGCAACTATGGTTGAGATGAAATCTAAAGCAGAGGAGAAGTGCTGTGTCATGTGATGAGAGAAAACATTGGTTCAGTTGATTAGTTCCTAAACACCAAGTTTGACCAAGGATATAACTTCCAAGTTTGGACTTCCCTGAAATATTCCAGCTTTCCAGTATTCTAATCTAGACTGTGGACTTGGATTGATCCGAAACACGTATAGTAGACCTTCTACACAGTCTAAATTGAACCAGTCTTAGGTTGGCTAATCTGTCAATAGAGGGTTGAAGAGATGACTCTTAATCTGTCTTCCTCAGAAAGCTGTGGGGAAGAGGTCGGGAAAACATCACAGGGCTGAGAGGGAGTAAGAGTATTTTAGTTGTTGTCATTAAAAAAGGGGTTCTGTTCTTTTTATATACAG harbors:
- the LOC135537043 gene encoding complexin-4-like produces the protein MATEGMSREEAEEYQKQLVEEKMERDSEFLVKKAERATLRTCLRDKYRLPKSEQDANLMESAGDDIDVPEELLKMVDEDATEEEEKDSILGQIQNLQNMDMDQIKEKASATMVEMKSKAEEKCCVM